TATGGCCCCTTATGTGTATGTGGAAAACGGACTGGCCACACAAATTCCGGGTACCGTTACGGTAAATACCGGAAAATACTCCTGGTGGCGAAAAGGGCCTACCTCCAATGATTTTATCCATGAAGATGTTACGCCAAACTTTTTTAGAAGGGGCATTCAATATATACGTGAACAAGCTAACCGGGATGAACCTTTCTTTTTGTACCTACCCTTGCCATCGCCACATACGCCTATTTTACCTACCGAACAGTGGCAGGGAAAAAGTGGCCTAAACCCGTACGGAGATTTTGTGATGATGGTGGATGATTATATGGGGCAATTGCTGGAAGCAGTTAAAGAATCCGGAATAGAAGAGAATACCCTGATTATTTTCACAAGTGATAACGGTTGTTCCCCCGCGGCAAAAATTAACGAACTGGAGGCCAAAGGACATTCGCCGAGCTATATTTACAGAGGGCATAAAGCAGATATTTTTGAAGGAGGCCACCGGGTGCCGTTCATTGCAAAATGGCCCAAAAAAATTAATAAAGGTATGGTATCGGACGAAACGATTTGCACAACTGACCTTATGGCTACCTGTGCGGAAATTATCGGCTACTCCATGTTAGACAATGAAGGAGAAGATAGCTACAGCCTGGTTGCTTTGTTTGAACAGGAGAAATTGGACAAACCACTTAGGGAAGCCACAGTGCATCATTCCATTAACGGGAATTTTGCTATCAGAAAAGGGGAGTGGAAACTTATTATGTGTCCTGGTTCCGGGGGTTGGAGTTTTCCAAGGCCCGGAAAAGATGATGGGATACGAAAAAACCTTCCCCCGATACAGCTTTATAATTTAAGGGACGATCCGGGCGAAACAAAAAATCTGCATACTACACACACCGCAAAAGCAAAAGAATTAAAATCATTGCTTATGAAATATATTGTTGAAGGGAGGAGCACTCCGGGAGTGCCGCAAAAAAATGATTCAATCGATTTTAAATGGGAACAAGTCAGTTTTATGAATCAGTAAATAAAATTCATCCGAGATTGTTATACATGGTTTCAAAATTAAATAGCATCCTATGCTAAAAAATACTATAATAATCATTGCGTCCTTTTTAGTAGTTGGATGTAACCCTAATCTTAAACGCTCAAAATCCAATCCGGCTTCCGATTCGGAACGTTGGAAAATCAAGACCCAGCAAGAGTGGCAGGCTGCAAAAGGTAAAAGTTCCGGTCTTGACATAAAGGACGGCTTGGTTCATCCCCAAAAAGATGCTGCCTATTTTTCAAGCACACTAAAAAAATTTAAAAGGATGCGCAAATTGGAATCCATAACACTAAAACAGACCCCGCAATGGAACAACTGGCAGGCCATACCCAAAGTGACCCCTCCGGAGGCCAGTGATGCGCCTGTGTTTATCCCTGTTTCAAAAGGAAACTATTGGTTTCTTTCCAGATATTCGGGAGATGCTGCCAATGGGTATCATGCATGGCATAGTAAAGACATGAAAAGCTGGAAACATTATGGGCCTGTTTCGTCGAGCGTCAACAAATGGGTTACTTCTGCCGAGTATGCCGACGGCAAATTCTATATCTATTACGACAAACCCAATGATGAAGACCCTCACCTGATCATTGACGAAGATCTTACCGACGGAAAACAGGGCAAAGAGATAGGAAAGGTATTAAAAG
The sequence above is a segment of the Muricauda sp. SCSIO 64092 genome. Coding sequences within it:
- a CDS encoding sulfatase family protein: MLNSIKRIVLVGLAATLGVSCTHKTDKKSTVGKENQLPNIVYVLADDLGYGDISALNENGKIKTPNIDQMASEGMRFTDAHTSSSVCTPTRYGILTGRYNWRSKLKKGVLGGTSKALIPTSRSTVASVLKKNGYHTAFIGKWHLGWDWGLKKTEEFGGGWDEFDKIDYSKPVTNTPNDLGFDYAYGHCGSLDMAPYVYVENGLATQIPGTVTVNTGKYSWWRKGPTSNDFIHEDVTPNFFRRGIQYIREQANRDEPFFLYLPLPSPHTPILPTEQWQGKSGLNPYGDFVMMVDDYMGQLLEAVKESGIEENTLIIFTSDNGCSPAAKINELEAKGHSPSYIYRGHKADIFEGGHRVPFIAKWPKKINKGMVSDETICTTDLMATCAEIIGYSMLDNEGEDSYSLVALFEQEKLDKPLREATVHHSINGNFAIRKGEWKLIMCPGSGGWSFPRPGKDDGIRKNLPPIQLYNLRDDPGETKNLHTTHTAKAKELKSLLMKYIVEGRSTPGVPQKNDSIDFKWEQVSFMNQ